The nucleotide window TTGGCCCTTGGCCAACTACTGACGCTTGTGCTCTTCAAAGAGTCTCTGCGCAGCCTCTTACGCCGCAGTGAGAGCGTCGGACGGAGCCGTGATAGAAGAACGGACGCTGATGAGACGTAGCGTTCGCCGTCAGTCATTGAACCGACGACCGATATGCGAGTTGGGGTGCAGGATGCGAGTACTCCGCACTCGCATCCTGCACCCCAACTCGCATATTGCCTGGCCTCAGTTGTCATAACGGATGCACGGCGTCGCAGGCGAACCCGGTGAGGTGGCCTACCCGACAGGCTCCACATCCAGCACCCCCATCCCGAAGGAGGTGTGGGAGCCGACATTGGTGAAGCGCGCCAGCGACATGAGCTGGGAGAACACTCGGGTCGCCCGCCTGCCCGCCACGGCAGTGATCCGCAGATCGCCCTCGCGCGCGGAGATCCGCCGCGAGGACAACCGGCCACGGCCATCGGCCCGCGGCATCCCCAGGCCCGTCCTCACCGCGTAGGTGCGATCCTCAACGGCCAGCACCTGGCACAGCTCCTCCCTCCCCGGCAGCTGCGGCGCTGTCGCCGCATCCCACTGCCTCCACCGGGCGCCCAGGCTCGTGGCCAAGGACGCCGGAGAGATGGAATCCAGGTGGCGCCCCCGGGAGGTGAACACCGTGGGGGAGAGCAGGCGCACCTCCCAGGCACAGGCCCCGTCGTCCTCCACCAGCTCCTCCCAGGAGGCCTGCTCCAGGACCTGGGCCTCCACCGGGATCAGCGGAGGCTCCCCACCCCCGCCATCGCCGATCGCCAGCACCCCGCCCCAGGCCAGCCACCCGTCCAGCGTGTCCAGCAGCCGATCATCGAGCAGGCGCAGCTCCACGCCGAGATAGCCCGGCTGCGCCGTCATCGCCCCCAAGCAGTACGGCTTGGTGCCGGCGAGTTCATGCGGCGGGCGCGCCTCCAGCGCCGGCACCCCGGCCGCCCGCGCCGGCGAGACCCCCTCAGGCAGGTCGAAGACCCTGCCCCACGCGGCATGAAGCCGTCGAGGAGTAGCCTCCACCGGTGCGGGCGTATCGAAGTGGACCAGAACAGTACTGGGCACGAAAGCCACCTCCAGGCACGTCTCGGCGCGGCAGCGCAGGCTCCACTGTCCCACGTCGCCGCGCCCGACATGCGGGTTCACCGCAGGCAGCCCGACACCATGCCCGCAGCACCGCCGCACCCGCAGTGCCCACGCACCCGGGCCGGGCGCCGCTAGGAGTCCATCTGCCACACGCCGATGTAGTCGATCTCCATGGCGGCCTCGGTGAACGTCGTCGTGTCGATCTTGACCACCTTCTCCTTCTCCTGCTCCTTCTCGGCCCACCCGGCCTGCGAGCACAGCCGCAGGTAGTAGGGCTTGTCCGGCCCGAAGGCCTTGGCCCACAGCTCGGGGCGCTCATCGCTCCTGACCTCGTGGTACATGCGGCCGTCGAAGAAGAAGGAGATGCGCTCCGGGGTCTTCTCCATGGCGAAGACATGGAACTCGGTGAGGTCGGGCCTGGGCTCCACGCCGACGGGTCGATGCCGGTCCGTCACATTCTCGTCGTAGGTGTAATGGACGTCCGCGCTGACCTTGCCGGTGCTGTCACCACCGCCCCCGGTCTCGGCGATGTCGATCTCCCCATCACTGCCATCGACGGGCCGTATCCAGATCCCTGCCCACAGTCCCTCATGCGACTGGGGAAAGCGCGCCCTGACCTCCACGCGGCCGTAGGTGAAGTCCAGCTTGCCGCGGGTGACGATGCTGGCGGTGTCCACATCGCGCACGGTCTTCCGACCGGCCTTCGTGTCCTTCTCGTTGGGCCACCTGGTGATCGGCACCTCGCGCTTGCGCCACAGGATCCGGCCCACGCCATCCCTGACGTCGTGGGTGTCATGGGTGATAACACCCCAATCGTACTTAACATACCCGGGGTTCCAATCCGGGTAGTGCTCGCCCCAATACGTGGTATCGAAGTCGGTGCCGGTGTCGAAGTGGTCCTCGTACAGGAGCATGGAGAAGGTGTCCGTCCCCGCCGGGGCGCTCGAGGTCACCTCCAGGTCGGTGTCGATCACATCGGTGGGGGATTCCGCTCTCCTGGAGAGGTAGAAGGTCTGTGTCACCCGCGAGCCCTGAGTGATGGCGCCATCGGTGACGGACAGGTGCATGCCGGGCACGTCGGCGAGCCTCGCTTCGATCGTCTCCCCGGTGACGGTGGTGCGCAGGATCCAGACCTGCTCACCCGGATAGGAGGACACCGGCACGGAGGGGCCCTCGGCGATCACTGTCGTGCCCGCGGGCTCGCAGCGCTCCAGGCGCAGGCGGATCCTCTCCCTCTCGTTGTACACCAGGGCCCGGTAGCAGGTCCTGCCCTCCTGGCGGACCGCCGTGGAGATGTACAGGGCGCCAGGCGCCTGGGTGTAGTCGTAGAGCCACGAGGCGTCGGCGCTCTGGTCGGCCAGGCAGTCCTCGATGGTCTCCTCGATCGTCTCGCCCGGGTTGATCGTGCGCACGAGCCGATGGGCGACGCCGTCCGCCATGGCGGTAGCGGGCACCAGCAGCCCGGCCGCCCCGATGCCGGCACCGGCGAGGGCGGTGCGTCGGGATATGCGTCGGGATATGTGCCGGGGCATCTGTCGGGATAAGGGATTCATAGGTGGCCTTTCACTCATGGAGGCCGAAAGAGGTTCTTACTCAACAGGCAGGGGCCCGCTCTGGCCTCCGCACTCAGGTCCTGCCGTTCTCAGGTCAAGCACGAATTCAGTGTGGCAGCCTTGATTCATCTGTGACAGAGCCTTGACCCATCTGTGACAGTGTTCAGCGCCGGATCACGGCCCCAGGGACGGCAGCACGCTGTTGCCGCCCCACCGGATCAACGGGCTCGTGATGATGTGAGCAGGCGTCTTCTCCAGCCCTTGGCCTTCCAGGGAGGGCAGGGGAGTGCCTCTAGACCGCCGGGCGTGAGCGCAGCAGATCGGCCAGGGACAGGGGCGGGCGGCCGGTGAGGCGGGCCACGTCCTCGGAGACGGTGGACAACTCGCCCGAGGCGATGGCGGTGTAGGTGCTCACCCAGGCATCGACCTCCCAGCGGGGAGCACCGTAGTGGGCGCGCGAGGCGTAGGCCTCCTCCAGGCTCTCCTCGCGGTAGACGGTGGGACGGCCGGTGACCTCGGTGATGATGCGCGCGGCCTCGGCCATGCTCAGGGCCTGGGGGCCGGTGAGGTTGTAGGTGGCGCCCTCGTGGTGGGTCCTGCCCGCGGCCAGGTCGCGCAGGACAGCCGCGGCCGCGGCGGCGACGTCGGCCCTGGCCACCGTGGCCACGCGGCCGTGGCCGGCGGGTCCGGTGATAGCGCCGTCGGCGGAGACCTCGATGAGGAAATCGGTGTAGAAGGAGTCGCGCAGGAAGGTGAAGGCCATGCCGGACTCGCGCAGGGCGGCCTCAGTGTGCCAGTGGGTGCGCGAGAGGGTGAAGGTGGCCTGGGGCGAGGCGCCCAGGAAGGAGGTGTAGACGACGTGGCGCACGCCGGCGGAGGCGGCCGCCTCGATGAAGGTGCGATGCTCCTCCAGGCGGCTCTCGGACTCGGCGGCGGAGACCATGAGGAGCAGCTCGATACCGGCCAGCGCCCGGCGCGCCGCCTGGCCATCCCCATAGTCGGCGACGGCGACGTCCTGGGCCCAGGCGGGGGCGCGGGAGGCGTCGCGCACCAGGAGCCGGGGCTCCAGGCCCGCGGCGCGCAGGTCCTGGGCCACCATGGCGCCGACCTTCCCGGTGGCGCCGGTGATCGCCATGGTGGGTGTGGATGTCCGGCTCGTGGCCGCCTGATCGGCATGTGTCATGGAGGTGTTTATACCGATAGACACCGGCGCTGGCCAGTGCGCACCGGCGGGCCTCCCTGCACCAGGCCTTGCAGTGGAGCCCTGCCTATGCGCCTGGCATGGACGCCTTGCCGGGGCCGGTGCACGATCGGGGGGGCCTTGAGGACGCCCTGCGGTGCCCGCGGCGGCGCGCCGGCTGCGCACGAGGCTCAGAAAGGACCTCACATGGCGGAATGGGCGACACTTGGCGGTTTGGACGACACCTGTAAGTGCCGTCCAAACCGCCAAGTGTCGCCTCCGTCGCGAAGTGACGCCCAACCGGCCCCACGCGACTCCCGGGGCGGTGCCCTGCTCCGCGGCGGCCCGTGGGAAGACGCGCGGAGCCATCCTCGAGAGCCATCCCCGAGCCGTCCCCGGGGAGGCGCCGGGGCTGCTCGCGCCCTCCCTGCGCCCTCCTCAAGCCCTCCCCGCGCCCCGCGCTCTGGAGGCACGTGGAGACACCCTCCACCCTCCGACCCCGCCACCTGGTCGATCGCCACAACGATGTGACCAAGGCCCCGTGCGAACCGGCGTCCACACCGTGGGCAACGGGCGCGGACCGGACCGGCGGCCACTACAGTGTCACCCGACCGACAACCTTTAAATCCGTCCAGTGAGGCGGGGAAGGGGGCCATCATGGCCGCACGTTCGTCAGGCGCCCCAGGCGCATCATCCCAGGGCAAGGGGATTCTCGGACCTCCCGAGATCGCCCGCTCCCTATTCCGGATCGCTCACGAGATCCTGGAGCGCAACAGCGGGAGCCAGGACCTGGTGGTCCTGGGCATCCCGAGCGGGGGAGTCCCACTATCCCAGCGGCTGGTCGAGGCCCTCGCCGTCGCCGCGGCCAAGGAGCCGGGCGCCACCGCCGCGCCGGCCATCCCCATCGGCACGCTGGACATCACCATGTACCGCGACGACCTGGGCCGCCACCCCATCCGCGTGCCCCGCCCCACCTCCATCCCCGAGGAGGGCATCGATAACAAGGTCGTCATCCTGGTCGACGACGTCCTGTACTCCGGGCGCACCATCCGCGCCGCCCTGGACGCCCTGGGCGCCATCGGGCGCCCCCGTGCCGTCCAGC belongs to Actinomyces capricornis and includes:
- a CDS encoding SDR family oxidoreductase; this encodes MTHADQAATSRTSTPTMAITGATGKVGAMVAQDLRAAGLEPRLLVRDASRAPAWAQDVAVADYGDGQAARRALAGIELLLMVSAAESESRLEEHRTFIEAAASAGVRHVVYTSFLGASPQATFTLSRTHWHTEAALRESGMAFTFLRDSFYTDFLIEVSADGAITGPAGHGRVATVARADVAAAAAAVLRDLAAGRTHHEGATYNLTGPQALSMAEAARIITEVTGRPTVYREESLEEAYASRAHYGAPRWEVDAWVSTYTAIASGELSTVSEDVARLTGRPPLSLADLLRSRPAV
- a CDS encoding glycoside hydrolase family 16 protein, translated to MADGVAHRLVRTINPGETIEETIEDCLADQSADASWLYDYTQAPGALYISTAVRQEGRTCYRALVYNERERIRLRLERCEPAGTTVIAEGPSVPVSSYPGEQVWILRTTVTGETIEARLADVPGMHLSVTDGAITQGSRVTQTFYLSRRAESPTDVIDTDLEVTSSAPAGTDTFSMLLYEDHFDTGTDFDTTYWGEHYPDWNPGYVKYDWGVITHDTHDVRDGVGRILWRKREVPITRWPNEKDTKAGRKTVRDVDTASIVTRGKLDFTYGRVEVRARFPQSHEGLWAGIWIRPVDGSDGEIDIAETGGGGDSTGKVSADVHYTYDENVTDRHRPVGVEPRPDLTEFHVFAMEKTPERISFFFDGRMYHEVRSDERPELWAKAFGPDKPYYLRLCSQAGWAEKEQEKEKVVKIDTTTFTEAAMEIDYIGVWQMDS
- the cas6 gene encoding CRISPR system precrRNA processing endoribonuclease RAMP protein Cas6, whose protein sequence is MPSTVLVHFDTPAPVEATPRRLHAAWGRVFDLPEGVSPARAAGVPALEARPPHELAGTKPYCLGAMTAQPGYLGVELRLLDDRLLDTLDGWLAWGGVLAIGDGGGGEPPLIPVEAQVLEQASWEELVEDDGACAWEVRLLSPTVFTSRGRHLDSISPASLATSLGARWRQWDAATAPQLPGREELCQVLAVEDRTYAVRTGLGMPRADGRGRLSSRRISAREGDLRITAVAGRRATRVFSQLMSLARFTNVGSHTSFGMGVLDVEPVG
- the pyrR gene encoding bifunctional pyr operon transcriptional regulator/uracil phosphoribosyltransferase PyrR, with the translated sequence MAARSSGAPGASSQGKGILGPPEIARSLFRIAHEILERNSGSQDLVVLGIPSGGVPLSQRLVEALAVAAAKEPGATAAPAIPIGTLDITMYRDDLGRHPIRVPRPTSIPEEGIDNKVVILVDDVLYSGRTIRAALDALGAIGRPRAVQLAVLVDRGHRELPIRADYVGKNLPTSRSEKVVVSLTELGADHDAVTIIPASPAQEATR